GCTACACGCCTTAAGTTGAAATCGATAAGAAAGAACAGATCACCGCTATTTTGATCGATAAGGACCGATCAAAACGCGACGACCACAAAAATTTATACAAACGGTCGTCGGATCAGATTGTTAAGTCCGACAGACTCCTAGTAGAGATGGGGGGGGGGTTAAAAACAATTTCCCAAAAAAAAACCTTCCATTTTCGAAGGGTTACATTAAAAAAATGAAAAAGTTTTTTTCTCCATTGGTTGCTCTCCTAAAAGTCATCCTTTTACACCTGGGTCATATCCAAGCCAGGATTTTGCTTACAATAATCTATTTTCTATTGGTTCTCCCTTTGGGAATTCTAGCGCGCTTTTTTTCGGACCTGCTGGGGATCAAAAAAAAAGGTAAAGGAACTTTTTGGATAACCAAAACCCCGGATTCTAAAATCCAGGAATCTTCAAGGAAACAATACTAATGTATATCCTAGGTCTCTCCTGTTATTACCATGACGCTGCGGTTGCATTGCTAAAAGATGGAATGCTGGTTGCCGCCGCCGAGGAAGAGCGGTTTTCCCGAAAAAAACATGATTCCGGTTTTCCCAACAACGCCATCGAATTTTGTTTAAGGGCAGCTAATATTACTAAAAAAAATTTGGATTATGTGGTCTTTTATGAAAAACCCTTTACCAAATTTGAAAGAATTCTCAAAACCGTTCTATCCGCTTCTCCTCACTCTGGAAAATTTTTCCGGCAAGCCATGGTCAGTTGGCTCTCCGAAAAATTGTGGGTTAAGGATATAATCAAAAACAATTTGGGAATAGAGGATAAGCGAATTTTATTTTCTGAGCATCACATCTCACATGCAGCCAGCGCATTTTTCTGCTCCCCCTTTGAGGAAGCCGCCATATTAACCGTTGATGCCGTAGGTGAATGGACAACGGCAACCTTAGGGAAGGGCAAAGATTGCGATCTGACCTTGTTTAATGAACTGCGTTTTCCCCATTCCGTGGGTTTACTCTACAGCACTTTCACCGCTTTTCTGGGTTTTGAAGTAAACGAGGGGGAATATAAGGTCATGGGAATGGCACCCTATGGAACACCCCAATATGTGGATGAAGTTTACAAACTGATGGAGGTTAAAGACGACGGAAGCATTTGGTTGGACCTGGATTATTTTAACTATATCCGGTCTCCGGAAAAAGCTTTTGGTGAACGGTTTGAAAAAATATTTGGAAAACCAAGGGATCCAAAATCTAACTTTTTCACTTTAAAATCCAATTATCCAAAATACTTTGGAGCAAAACCCAATGACTTTGAAACACGCGCCAAGGAAAACCAATACTATGCGGACATCGCCGCGAGTATCCAAAAAGTGACAGAGGAAATTTTATTAAAAATGGCCCATCATCTTTACCAAACCACCGGGCTTCGGAAACTTTGCATGGCGGGGGGGGTGGCCTTAAACAGCGTCGCTAATGGACGGATTTTAAATGAAACTCCGTTTGAGGAGATCTATATCCAGCCCTCCGCAGGGGATGGAGGAGGAGCCGTGGGGGCAGCTCTTTGGGGTTACCACTCGGTCTTAGGAAATCCAAGACAGTTTGAGATGACTCATGCCTATTGGGGGGACCAATTTGATGAAGGACTCATCCATCGATTTTTAACAGACGCCAATATTTCATATCAAAAGGCCAGCCACCCAGAGGGCCTCTACGACCAAGTCGTGGATCGGTTAACCCAGGGGGAAGTCATCGGTTGGTTTCAAGGAAAATTTGAATGGGGCCCCAGAGCCCTTGGGAATCGGTCCATCATCGCAGATCCCAGACGGGCAGATATGAAGGATATTATCAACACCAAAATAAAATTTCGGGAACCTTACCGGCCATTTGCCCCTTCTGTATTAGTGGATCAAGCGGAAAAATTTTTTGAAATCTCAAACATTCAGAAACAATACCCGGCCCGTTTCATGCTTTATGTGGCCAATGTAAAAGAGGAAAAACGAAAGCTGGTTCCCGCAATCACCCATGTGGATGGAACGGCCAGACCACAAACCGTTAGCATGGAAACCAACCCCTTCTACTACAACCTGATTCAACGGTTTGAGAAAGCCACAGGAATCCCCATGATCCTGAATACCTCTTTCAATCTGAGAGGGGAACCGATTGTCAATTCTCCAGAAGATGCTTTTAATACCTTCAGCAAAAGTGGAATGGATGCCTTGGTTCTGGGTCCATTCATTATTGAAAAAAAATAATGGAAATTCAGTATGGACAAACCTTTTAAAGAAGTAGGCCATCTCGTCCGGATGTTTTATGAAACATGGTCTTTTCCCGGAAATGAAGATTGTGAGGATATTCAAGACCTGGGGCAAAAATCTAATCGAAGCCTATACGCCCGGCTACTGGATGAACAGATCCGGTACGGAGCGAGAATCTTAGATGCGGGGTGTGGGACAGGACAATTAGCGATTTTTCTATCCTTACTAAATCGAGACGTGCTTGGAATTGAATTCTCTTTCAATTCCATATCCAAGGGAATGGCCTTCAAGAAAAATTTTAATGTTTTAAATGTGAACTTTATTCAAATGGACCTGTTTCATTTGAGTTTTATCTTCACCCAAAGCCGAGAAGGGGTTTTTTTCATTACCATCGGAAAGAAAAAAGGAGCCATTCATGGAAATTGTTGATAAAATGAAATCCAGGTTAGGAATTATGGGAGAGTTATTGACCTTTTTATGGGAGAGAAAGTTATGGTGGCTCATTCCGTTGGTTGTCGTTCTATTTTTATTTGGAATTCTCATTTCCTTGGCACAGAATCCGGCCATCGCCCCATTTATTTACACTTTATTTTAACGGAAAAAAAGAATAAAATTGCCCCCTCCAATTGTTTTTCATTCTGAGGCACTTTGGACAACCCGGCAGGAAAACTCTAAATTAAAAAAGGTCCGTTGAGGTTAAAATGGCAAATCCACGGTTATGGTTATTTAGACTTTTTGCAATCCTCGTTGTTCCGGTTATTCTCTTAGTGTTTCTGGAAGGGGGGCTGAGATTAGCAGGCTTTGGTTATCCAACCACGTTTACAATCAAATGTCCTTCGGAGGCCTTAAAAGGTTATTGTGAAAATAACCAATTTGGGCAGCTTTTTTTTCCCCAGAACATTGCCCGTGAACCTCGATCGTTTGCCATTATCAACCCAAAACCCCCCAATACTTACCGTATCTTTGTATTTGGAGGTTCTGCTGCCGAGGGTGATCCGGACCCGTCTTATGGGTTCAGCCGCATGCTTCAAGTCATGCTGAGAGACCAATTCCCCAGAGTTAATTTCGATGTCATCAACGTGGGAATGACGGCCATTAATTCCCATGTGGTTTATCAAATCGCAAAAGACATTGGGGTAAGAGAAGGAGACCTGTTCATTATTTATCTTGGAAACAATGAGGTGGTTGGCCCCTTTGGAGCAGGAACCGTTTTCTCTCCCTTATCCCCTAATTTATCCCTGATTCGTGGAAGTATTTTTGTAAAAACCACCCGCATAGGCCAGGCCTTGGGTCAGGTATTTCACACCTCGAAAAAAGGGATGGAAACCGACACCAGGGGAGGAATGGAAATGTTTCTCCAAAATCAGGTTCGTGCCGATGATCCCGGCATGGAAAAAGTTTATCAGCATTTTCAAAAAAATTTAGAAGACATTCTCAAAATTGCAAATAAAAACCAAATAAAAACTATTTTAAGTACAGTGGCCACCAATTTAAAAGACAATGCCCCTTTTGCCTCCCTTCACCGAAGGGATTTGCCGGATCATGAAAGAAAACAATGGGAAAGCCTTTACCAAAAGGGGGTTCAATTCGAATCAGAGGGTTTGGGATCACAAGCCAATTCTCAATTTTTAAAAGCGGCTGAAATGGATGACCAGTTTGCAGATTTGCAATACCGATTGGCCCGAAACTTCTTTTCCCTGCAAAACGTTGAAGAAGCTCGAAAAAGGTATATCCTGGCACGGGATCTGGATACCTTGCGTTTCCGGGCGGATTCTAAAATAAACGAAATCATTCGAACCACCGCCTCGCGTCACGCCGATCAAGGGGTCACCCTATTAGATTCCGTCCAAGTTCTAGAGAAAACCTCCCCCGAAGGCATCCCTGGGAACGACCTGTTCTATGAACATGCCAACCTGAATTTTCACGGAAACTACCTCCTGGCAACTGCCCTTTTTAGGGAATTTGAAAAGAGTCTGCCAACTTGGATTGGTGGAAAAGAAAAGGATCGCCCCTTTTTAACCGAAGGACAAATCGCTCATCTTCTGGCCTATACCGGCTATGACCGTTACCGGATCGCGTATGATATGTTAATGAGAACCCGGAGGCTCCCTTTTACCAGCCAGTTGGACCACCAGAGCCAGGATGCCTTGAGGCAAAAAGAAATCGATGAACTTCGCCAGTTTACGCATTTGGACGGTTTGATGAGTGCGTCTCTTCAATACAAAGAAGCCCTTATAAAATCTTTTTTTGACCCTTGGTTATATTATAATTTTGCCCTTTTCCTTGAAAACAGCCAAAACCCAAAAGGCGCCTCTGAAGCGTTTACGAAATTCTTATTTTTCTTGCCCCATTATTATCCGGCTCATGAAAAATTGGCTTCAGCCTTAATCCAGACGGGAAATTTCGATGAAGCCATCCGCCACGCCGACCAAGCCCTTCAGATCAAGCCAAATTTTTACCAATCGGCTTTTACAAAAGCCTTTGCTTTGAGCAAAGTTGGGTCGTATGAGGAAAGTCTAAAAATCCTTGAAGGCTTATCGAAAACTTCTCCGGCCATGGGGGTGGGGATTTATAATCAAATGGGCCAGGTTCACCTCTTTCAAGGAAACTTTAAGGAGGCGGCAAAATCCTTTCAGCAGGCAATTTTAGTCCACAAATCCCCCGATGAAAGTCCCATTCCAGAAATTTATTCAAATCTTGGGCTAACGTTAAGACAATTGGGGGAAACCACCCAAGCCCATCAAGCCCTCCAAAAAGCCGTAGAAGAATATCAAAAAGAGTTAAAATCAAACCCCAATTCCGCCAGGACCCATTTGGCATTAGGCACCACCTGGATCGAATTAGGGAATTTAGAAAATGCCACACAGCATTTTCAACAAGCGGTGAAATTAAATCCAAAGGATTTTAACACCCACCTCAACTTAATTAATGCCTTTGAGGTTCAGGGAAAAATGAAGGAGGGAATTCGCGCTTCCCAAGAGGCCATTCAAATCATGAAAAATATTGGCCGGGTGGATGAGGCAAAAAAACTGGAGGGATATTTAGAGGCCTTAAAAAGCGCAAAACCCCGGGAAAAATAAAATTGTTCTTTTTCTTCTATATTCTCCAAATTCCTTTAGATCCATCCATAAACACCTTTTCATTGAAACGATGGGCTTTGTTCCCAAATTCCCAGATGGATTTTACCCATTTCTAAAAAGATGCTTTTTTTGTAAAATTTCTTCATTCTCATTTTAAAGGAACATGACCCTTTCTTAATTTGTTGAAATGGTAAAGAAGGAAAACATCTTAAAATATTTATCCCCAACCGCACGGCTCATATTCTTATTGTTGCTATGGTCCTGCTCAAACGAAACCATCGAACAGAAATTAGAAAAAGCCATTTTAGAAGGAAATCAAAACCAGGTAAACGGACTATTAGAAAAAGGAGCCGATCCCAATGGAAAAAATCAGGAGGGGCAACCCCTTTTGTTTGTTGCCCTTCAAAAAGGGTTAATCCCATTGGCCACAACCTTTCTGGAGAAAGGAGCAGATCCAAATATCAGGGATAAAACAGGTGAGCCGCTTCTTTATTTCGCCTCACGTCATCGGCATGTTGGACTGGTTCAAGCCCTTCTGAAAAAAAAGGCAGATGTAAATGTCAAAATGGAATATGGGGCCACACCCTTAATGGTAGCCTCGGGAATTGGCATAACAGAAATTGTAGGGCTTTTGTTGAAGCACAACCCGGATATCAACGCCCAAAACCAGGAAGGCAAAACCGCTTTGTTTTATGCCACGCAAGGCGGTCATTCCGATATCGTAAAAGCCTTAGCCCAATATGGAGCAGATTTGAACATCCAAACCAAGGAAGGCAAAACCGCTCTAATGGAAGCTGCTGTCGCTGGAAAAGGTGAAATCTTACAAGTTCTCTTTGAGGTTGGGGCTGAGGCCGATTTTAAAACCCCCGGAGGCGGAACGGCGTTATTTTATGCATCCAACCAACCCAAAAGTGAGGCGGTCAAAATCCTTTTAGAAAAAGGTGCCCAACCCAACACCCAACTCCTCAACGGTGCAACCCCCTTGTTTTTTGCCTCAGGGGGAGGTCATTTAGAATCCGTTACGCTCCTTTTGGAAAATGGGGCTAAGGTCAATATCCCCACAACCCAGGGGGCCACTCCCCTTTTAGTGGCTTCTCAACAAGGGCACACGGAGGTAGCCAAACTGTTGCTTCAACATGGAGCGGATGTCCATATCAAAACAATTGATGGAAAAACCCCACTTGATGTAGCAAAAAACATTGAAATAGTACGGCTTCTAACAAAGGCAGGGGCCAAGTAAAAAAATACAAATATAGAACCCCCTAATTGGGAAAAGGTATTTATTTCCCAACCCACTTTCTTCCCATTATCCCATTCCAAATTTCAATTTTATTTAATTGGAAAAAATATAAATTAAAGCCTCTCCCGACTAGGGAGCTGGGAGGATATTAAACCTTTGAGAAAAGTTGGGGGGGTAAGGCCCAAGGGGAGGAATTTTTGGATCATGCCAAATCTGTTCGTAGTTCAACGGGCCAATTGGAGGAAGCCCTGGAAGATCACAATTGAGGCAGGACATAATAAAATTTCCCTCCGTATTCTGTTCCATGATTTGTCTCAGGGAATCTAAAGCGTTAATGAAGGAGAAGGCAAACGCTCGGTTCTCTCGAGCACCAGACCGGAATCCGTTTTCAATTGCCTCCCTATAGTAGATCACACCGTCATCAGAGGTACCATAAACCAAATCGATACCTGGATCACTATCGCAGTCAGCACCCCAGAAAGCATTGCCCTGACCATCAACGGTGGCTCCAGCCGCACCGGCACACATCACAATGGTATCATCGGATGTTCCTTTGACACCATCGGTCCCTGCACCATCGTCTGTGGTGAAAAACCGACCATCCGCTCCAAACCGCTCTGATTGATCATAGACTGAGCCTGCCCCAAATGCTCCGCCAGTAATAAAAGCAAATTGGGTGGATTCATCAATAATCACCGAAGTCGGGGCATCACAGTCCGCCTCCCCTGCACCACCCGTTCGGGATCCACAGATGACCCAGGTGTAAGGATCGTTGCCTTCTTCCCCGTGGAAGTTTGGCCCGCTCACCACCTGGATCGCGGTACGAAACACCTGGAGGGGTATCGATACGCCATCGGTCATTCCCTGATCCAACCCATCATCAATCACCGTTGGGATGGATTCAATAGGGGCCAAAGGTAGATATTGATCCACCGTTCCGTCTCCCGCTGCAAAAAAACTGTTTACCCTCAATGATGAAGTCACCGTCACGGTTCCCACCCCATCCGTGCGGGTGAGAATATCATCCGTGCTCCCGGCAATCCCATCCCCGCCCACATCGAAGGTCCAATTACACCAACCGCCGGAACAGAGCTCAGCACTTTCGTTGCTCATGGATCTCCATGAAACAGTGGTTCCAGGAGAGGCATTTCCCCGGAATTGACCTACTTGAGATCGAAGGCTCTGACTAAACTCTTCTGAGGCCGACCATACATATTTTACCAATAAGGTATCCGCCCAGGCCTGTCTCTCATGTGGGATGTATTTAGGAAACCTTCTCGGTGTCAGAGGCTCACCATGATGATCTAGGAAAAGCATTAAAAGGTCGGGATCATACCTGGATGGCCCAGGAGTTCCCACTTGGGGGAAGTTCGGGAATTGGTTTAAGAAAGGAGCAAATCCGGTTAAAAAAGCACCCGGGCTGAAATGGTCCACCATCATCAGCCTCCATCCCGAACGGTCTCCACTAGGAGGGATTAGGTCTGTTCCAGCCCTTGGATCGAAATAACCCCCACTCAACCATTGCTCAACGGACTCCCGTCCCATTTCCGCACAAGCCAGCCCGTTCAAATCATCCCCCGCCGACACCCTTCCCAAACCCACACAGGGATTTCCTGCCCCAAAAAAATTCTGGGGGGCCAATTCGGTTCCCATTAATCCTTCGTTTGTAGTGAAATTAAGCGTGAAGGTTCGGCCCCATACACACCAGGGCGGATTAAGAAAATCCCCAACGCAAACACCGTAAAAATGATTAAACCCTTTATCTTCATAAGTCCCTAATAAAACAATAAAAAAAGCCGAACCCCCAGTTTGACATTTCTGTCACCTCGGTGGCCCGGCCATCTTTTACCCATTCACTTTAGCGAATGATTAACCGCTCTCAGCGCGAAACCTAAAAGATCCGAAGCTTTGCGCCCTACCGTTACCAGTAGTTTGCCATGATAGAAGGTGGAGCTATATTTCCCTTTTTCTCATTTGCTACATTTGGTCATCAGAAGTCAATAGGAAAAAAGCAGATCATTCCCTTCAATTTTCTTTCGGCTTTGATTCCATTTGAAATAAAAGATCCGCGCTATTTTCCATCCCATATTCTGTTTGGAATATTATTTGCCGGCTGATTTGATACCGAACACGAAAAGTATTAATCGGATCAAATAGGCCTACGCCATAGGACAAAAAAATCTTTGGGGACAGATACTTCCCGATAAATAAGGTGGTACTTTCCTGAGTGTCTCCCTTTTCTATTTCGACCTGTTCCAAACCGAATAAGGATCCAATTTTTTTGCTAAAAAACCACCCCCTGCAATCCCTGCCGAGGTGGCAGCATTCTGAAGCTCTTTCCCCTCAGAGGCGGAAGCCTGTCGGATGGGCCGGCCTAACAATAGGTAGGAAAAGATATCCGCCTGTTCCATGGATGGGTTTGAAAAAAGAGTCAATTGGGGGTCTTTAAGTCTTCCTCCAATGTTAACCCCGGCAGTAACATCACTGATTTTTCGCACCGCTTGAATATCAAGACCGGGGTTATCCAGGGGACTATCGGCAAAAATCAACCGTCCCCTTTCAATTTCAAGCTCCTGGCCATAGGCTTTATATTTTCCCTCCAAAATTTGAATTTCCCCTGAGCCCGATGTAAGTTTTTCCGGTTCTTCCTGGACCATGAGCCCTCCCTTTAAACGGGTTTTGAGGCCCAATCCGTTGAATTGAACCTGATCCCCAAGGTTAAACCGCACCTTACTGTAAATCTTCCTTTGAGTCTGGTCTTTTTCTTCCTCTCCTAGAATGACCACATCTGGGGAAATCTGGACTGATCCAGAAAGGTCCTTGGGTTCGATATTAGCTTCTGGAATTCCTAACTCACCTTCGATTCTTATCTCCTCCCCCTTAAACTGTACTTTCAAATCGGGTGACACAACCATCCAAGCCTCAGGAATTTTAATGGCTTCAAATCGATCCCCCATGAGATTCAATCGGAAAAACCTTTCGCCGAAAACAGGATAATGCGCTTCCCCTTTTAAACTGATTTGCCCTTCTCCCGATTTTAATTGCCCACTCAATGTAAAATGGTTTACACCCTGACTTTCTGCCAAAACCCGAATCCCTTTCCAGGTCACTCCGAGCCTGGGAAGGGTTACCTCCCCATCCACAAGGGAGAGTTTCCCCTCAATAACAGGGGCGGAAAGGTCTCCGGCAAAAAAGATTTGGGCGTTTAAAAACCCCCTGGAATCTCGGATCTCTGGAAAGAAAACCGGGATAAAATCAAGTTTTTTTAAAACCAGGTTCAGGTTTCCTTGCATGGGTTTCGTAAGAGGGTCTCTAATGGGAAAAAATGAAGGAATCATAAAATGACCCTTGAAAGATCCGCCCTCGTTCAACAGCATTTCTGTGTTCAACAAAAAAGCGTTTTCTTTAATCATTGCGTTGATTAAAACCTCGTTAAAAACCACTTCTAAATTCTCCTCCTGGTCAGCCTCAAAGGAAAGAACCCCTCTTGAAACACTCCATTTTGCTTCTCCGTTTTGAAGAATTCCATCTCGATAAAGGGCCTCTGTTCGGCCATTTAATGTTCCTTCCAAATCCCAACGGGGGGGGGAGGAGAGACTTGAAAAGATTCAGTGGCAATTTGAAAATTTGAACCGTGCCTTGAAATCCCAAGGTGTCTTCCCAATTGAGGTTAAAGCAAATTCGTGAAGCCTCCTTCGCCCAGCAAAGGTCTGAT
The sequence above is drawn from the Nitrospiria bacterium genome and encodes:
- a CDS encoding carbamoyltransferase encodes the protein MYILGLSCYYHDAAVALLKDGMLVAAAEEERFSRKKHDSGFPNNAIEFCLRAANITKKNLDYVVFYEKPFTKFERILKTVLSASPHSGKFFRQAMVSWLSEKLWVKDIIKNNLGIEDKRILFSEHHISHAASAFFCSPFEEAAILTVDAVGEWTTATLGKGKDCDLTLFNELRFPHSVGLLYSTFTAFLGFEVNEGEYKVMGMAPYGTPQYVDEVYKLMEVKDDGSIWLDLDYFNYIRSPEKAFGERFEKIFGKPRDPKSNFFTLKSNYPKYFGAKPNDFETRAKENQYYADIAASIQKVTEEILLKMAHHLYQTTGLRKLCMAGGVALNSVANGRILNETPFEEIYIQPSAGDGGGAVGAALWGYHSVLGNPRQFEMTHAYWGDQFDEGLIHRFLTDANISYQKASHPEGLYDQVVDRLTQGEVIGWFQGKFEWGPRALGNRSIIADPRRADMKDIINTKIKFREPYRPFAPSVLVDQAEKFFEISNIQKQYPARFMLYVANVKEEKRKLVPAITHVDGTARPQTVSMETNPFYYNLIQRFEKATGIPMILNTSFNLRGEPIVNSPEDAFNTFSKSGMDALVLGPFIIEKK
- a CDS encoding tetratricopeptide repeat protein gives rise to the protein MANPRLWLFRLFAILVVPVILLVFLEGGLRLAGFGYPTTFTIKCPSEALKGYCENNQFGQLFFPQNIAREPRSFAIINPKPPNTYRIFVFGGSAAEGDPDPSYGFSRMLQVMLRDQFPRVNFDVINVGMTAINSHVVYQIAKDIGVREGDLFIIYLGNNEVVGPFGAGTVFSPLSPNLSLIRGSIFVKTTRIGQALGQVFHTSKKGMETDTRGGMEMFLQNQVRADDPGMEKVYQHFQKNLEDILKIANKNQIKTILSTVATNLKDNAPFASLHRRDLPDHERKQWESLYQKGVQFESEGLGSQANSQFLKAAEMDDQFADLQYRLARNFFSLQNVEEARKRYILARDLDTLRFRADSKINEIIRTTASRHADQGVTLLDSVQVLEKTSPEGIPGNDLFYEHANLNFHGNYLLATALFREFEKSLPTWIGGKEKDRPFLTEGQIAHLLAYTGYDRYRIAYDMLMRTRRLPFTSQLDHQSQDALRQKEIDELRQFTHLDGLMSASLQYKEALIKSFFDPWLYYNFALFLENSQNPKGASEAFTKFLFFLPHYYPAHEKLASALIQTGNFDEAIRHADQALQIKPNFYQSAFTKAFALSKVGSYEESLKILEGLSKTSPAMGVGIYNQMGQVHLFQGNFKEAAKSFQQAILVHKSPDESPIPEIYSNLGLTLRQLGETTQAHQALQKAVEEYQKELKSNPNSARTHLALGTTWIELGNLENATQHFQQAVKLNPKDFNTHLNLINAFEVQGKMKEGIRASQEAIQIMKNIGRVDEAKKLEGYLEALKSAKPREK
- a CDS encoding class I SAM-dependent methyltransferase; amino-acid sequence: MDKPFKEVGHLVRMFYETWSFPGNEDCEDIQDLGQKSNRSLYARLLDEQIRYGARILDAGCGTGQLAIFLSLLNRDVLGIEFSFNSISKGMAFKKNFNVLNVNFIQMDLFHLSFIFTQSREGVFFITIGKKKGAIHGNC
- a CDS encoding ankyrin repeat domain-containing protein; protein product: MVKKENILKYLSPTARLIFLLLLWSCSNETIEQKLEKAILEGNQNQVNGLLEKGADPNGKNQEGQPLLFVALQKGLIPLATTFLEKGADPNIRDKTGEPLLYFASRHRHVGLVQALLKKKADVNVKMEYGATPLMVASGIGITEIVGLLLKHNPDINAQNQEGKTALFYATQGGHSDIVKALAQYGADLNIQTKEGKTALMEAAVAGKGEILQVLFEVGAEADFKTPGGGTALFYASNQPKSEAVKILLEKGAQPNTQLLNGATPLFFASGGGHLESVTLLLENGAKVNIPTTQGATPLLVASQQGHTEVAKLLLQHGADVHIKTIDGKTPLDVAKNIEIVRLLTKAGAK
- a CDS encoding DUF5989 family protein, with translation MEIVDKMKSRLGIMGELLTFLWERKLWWLIPLVVVLFLFGILISLAQNPAIAPFIYTLF